Proteins encoded by one window of Lathyrus oleraceus cultivar Zhongwan6 chromosome 1, CAAS_Psat_ZW6_1.0, whole genome shotgun sequence:
- the LOC127081810 gene encoding protein NUCLEAR FUSION DEFECTIVE 6, mitochondrial isoform X4 has product MSAARCFLRSAASRVGSTANLAAGAKTRPSRSTFRIPKQNSTPNRISRLPVEMSCGVQSLLPYHTATASALLTSMLSVSRHSYGWTPEGS; this is encoded by the exons ATGTCCGCCGCAAGATGTTTCCTTCGCTCCGCCGCTTCTCGCGTAGGAAGTACGGCGAATCTAGCTGCCGGAGCTAAAACTAGACCTTCACGATCAACATTTCGGATCCCAAAGCAAAATTCAACTCCTAATCGCATATCCAG ATTGCCGGTGGAGATGAGTTGCGGCGTGCAATCGTTGCTTCCTTATCACACTGCAACAGCTTCCGCGTTGCTCACTTCAATGCTTTCAGTATCTCGTCACTCCTACGGTTGGACTCCTGAAG GCTCGTGA
- the LOC127081810 gene encoding protein NUCLEAR FUSION DEFECTIVE 6, mitochondrial isoform X3 produces the protein MSAARCFLRSAASRVGSTANLAAGAKTRPSRSTFRIPKQNSTPNRISRLPVEMSCGVQSLLPYHTATASALLTSMLSVSRHSYGWTPEDG, from the exons ATGTCCGCCGCAAGATGTTTCCTTCGCTCCGCCGCTTCTCGCGTAGGAAGTACGGCGAATCTAGCTGCCGGAGCTAAAACTAGACCTTCACGATCAACATTTCGGATCCCAAAGCAAAATTCAACTCCTAATCGCATATCCAG ATTGCCGGTGGAGATGAGTTGCGGCGTGCAATCGTTGCTTCCTTATCACACTGCAACAGCTTCCGCGTTGCTCACTTCAATGCTTTCAGTATCTCGTCACTCCTACGGTTGGACTCCTGAAG ATGGATGA
- the LOC127081810 gene encoding protein NUCLEAR FUSION DEFECTIVE 6, mitochondrial isoform X1 — translation MSAARCFLRSAASRVGSTANLAAGAKTRPSRSTFRIPKQNSTPNRISRLPVEMSCGVQSLLPYHTATASALLTSMLSVSRHSYGWTPEGQEKTR, via the exons ATGTCCGCCGCAAGATGTTTCCTTCGCTCCGCCGCTTCTCGCGTAGGAAGTACGGCGAATCTAGCTGCCGGAGCTAAAACTAGACCTTCACGATCAACATTTCGGATCCCAAAGCAAAATTCAACTCCTAATCGCATATCCAG ATTGCCGGTGGAGATGAGTTGCGGCGTGCAATCGTTGCTTCCTTATCACACTGCAACAGCTTCCGCGTTGCTCACTTCAATGCTTTCAGTATCTCGTCACTCCTACGGTTGGACTCCTGAAG GGCAAGAGAAGACTAGATGA
- the LOC127081810 gene encoding protein NUCLEAR FUSION DEFECTIVE 6, mitochondrial isoform X2 — protein sequence MSAARCFLRSAASRVGSTANLAAGAKTRPSRSTFRIPKQNSTPNRISRLPVEMSCGVQSLLPYHTATASALLTSMLSVSRHSYGWTPEDCNDDV from the exons ATGTCCGCCGCAAGATGTTTCCTTCGCTCCGCCGCTTCTCGCGTAGGAAGTACGGCGAATCTAGCTGCCGGAGCTAAAACTAGACCTTCACGATCAACATTTCGGATCCCAAAGCAAAATTCAACTCCTAATCGCATATCCAG ATTGCCGGTGGAGATGAGTTGCGGCGTGCAATCGTTGCTTCCTTATCACACTGCAACAGCTTCCGCGTTGCTCACTTCAATGCTTTCAGTATCTCGTCACTCCTACGGTTGGACTCCTGAAG ATTGCAatgatgatgtatga